A portion of the Eubacterium maltosivorans genome contains these proteins:
- a CDS encoding DUF3784 domain-containing protein produces MNLYCIIFGLIFLAAGAAFFAGLTPGWLNVWQRMSEREKSKIRIDRLSRNIGCVVGAASAVFLAAGFNPAFHHTAFMWCMIAWFILTSLDIAFINHSGWYKSE; encoded by the coding sequence ATGAACCTATACTGCATTATTTTCGGGCTGATCTTTCTGGCGGCCGGAGCCGCCTTTTTCGCCGGGCTGACCCCTGGCTGGCTCAACGTCTGGCAGAGAATGTCCGAACGTGAAAAAAGCAAAATACGCATTGACCGGCTCAGCCGGAACATCGGATGTGTGGTGGGCGCTGCCAGCGCTGTATTTCTGGCCGCTGGCTTTAACCCGGCGTTCCACCACACTGCGTTCATGTGGTGCATGATTGCCTGGTTTATCCTGACCAGCCTTGATATTGCTTTTATCAACCACTCAGGCTGGTACAAATCGGAGTAA
- a CDS encoding response regulator transcription factor translates to MTDKQQPTVLLVEDNAHVLALNQSVLERRGYSVLTARSLAAVRQLLARKPRVDVAVLDIRLPDGNGLDFVPELRQTAPVPVLMLTSCRDYDDMVRGLTGGADDYMTKPYRIDELLARIAALLLKREPVHPPSEVVRGPLVLDTVAQRGFLFGEDMLLQPREFATLLFLIRSGGQSVPAGELYEAVWKLPAAGSAGAVKTAISRLRGKLRGSGYTITSGRGTGYRFQKDE, encoded by the coding sequence ATGACAGACAAACAACAACCCACCGTGCTCCTGGTCGAGGACAACGCGCATGTGCTGGCCCTCAACCAGTCTGTTTTGGAGCGCAGGGGCTACAGCGTGCTCACCGCCCGCAGCCTGGCCGCTGTCCGGCAGCTGCTGGCCAGAAAGCCCAGGGTGGACGTGGCGGTTTTGGACATCCGACTGCCTGACGGCAACGGCCTGGATTTTGTGCCTGAGCTGCGGCAGACCGCTCCGGTTCCGGTGCTCATGCTCACCAGCTGCCGGGACTACGACGATATGGTGCGGGGGCTGACTGGCGGAGCCGACGATTACATGACCAAGCCCTACCGCATCGATGAGCTGCTGGCCCGTATCGCGGCGCTGCTGTTAAAGCGGGAGCCGGTGCACCCGCCGTCTGAGGTGGTGCGGGGGCCGCTGGTGCTGGATACCGTGGCCCAGCGGGGCTTTCTCTTTGGGGAGGACATGCTGCTCCAGCCCCGGGAGTTCGCCACGCTGCTGTTTCTGATCCGCAGCGGGGGCCAGAGCGTTCCAGCCGGCGAGCTGTATGAGGCTGTGTGGAAGCTGCCCGCTGCCGGAAGCGCCGGCGCGGTCAAGACAGCCATATCCCGCCTGCGCGGCAAGCTGAGGGGCAGCGGCTACACCATCACCTCAGGACGCGGCACAGGCTACCGGTTCCAAAAAGACGAATAA
- a CDS encoding sensor histidine kinase: MWMELLASFLTFLGPLFLRYYPFRNRLRVPAWVVGLFVVAVWAGVVAGLLIFGYTAGRSVGLYRSITFVIFFTSSCFFIRDRFVRHFFVYLICYTFMAVGIGIAQFAMVRTGGGYPVMILATLLFDLITYPFIFYFFHRVLEPVMDVDNTRVWNIIWAPPLLSCMLISVATPGMLDAESVSYVVIRTLLGISSIVTCAILVICLGHVREQARKEAELAREREVAAMKEAFLHDLSHELQVPVTVVSGFAQLTGEMMDDPAVDRTAVRDNMRRVDSEAGRMERLVRQMLDAAALENGSFSLSRSAVDMAGVLGNAAEVHFPVLDDGRNTLSFQVPKPLPPVDGDRERLLQVVLNLLSNAAKHTQDGQITLSARDMGNMVEVAVADTGEGIAPERLPGLFRRYTSDSAPDSHGLGLFIAAQIVEAHGGGISIESAPGKGTTVRFTVPVIKEEG; encoded by the coding sequence ATGTGGATGGAATTACTCGCCAGTTTTCTGACTTTTTTGGGGCCGCTCTTTCTGCGGTACTATCCCTTTCGCAACAGGCTGCGCGTGCCCGCATGGGTGGTGGGGCTCTTTGTGGTGGCGGTCTGGGCCGGCGTGGTGGCCGGGCTTTTGATTTTTGGCTACACGGCCGGGCGGTCCGTCGGCCTTTACCGCAGCATTACCTTTGTCATTTTTTTCACATCCTCCTGTTTTTTTATCCGGGACCGCTTTGTCAGGCATTTCTTTGTCTACCTGATCTGTTATACCTTTATGGCAGTGGGCATCGGCATCGCCCAGTTTGCCATGGTGCGCACCGGCGGCGGCTATCCGGTCATGATTCTCGCAACGCTTCTCTTTGACCTCATCACCTATCCTTTCATCTTCTACTTTTTCCACCGGGTGCTGGAGCCTGTGATGGACGTGGACAATACCCGCGTGTGGAACATCATCTGGGCGCCGCCGCTGCTGTCCTGTATGCTTATCTCTGTGGCCACGCCGGGCATGCTGGACGCCGAGAGCGTGAGCTATGTGGTTATCCGCACCCTGCTTGGCATCAGCAGCATTGTGACCTGCGCCATACTGGTAATCTGTCTGGGGCATGTGCGGGAGCAGGCCCGCAAAGAGGCTGAGCTCGCCCGTGAGCGCGAGGTGGCCGCCATGAAGGAAGCCTTTCTGCACGACCTCTCCCACGAGCTCCAGGTGCCTGTGACCGTGGTATCCGGCTTTGCCCAGCTGACCGGTGAGATGATGGACGATCCTGCGGTTGACCGCACCGCTGTGCGGGATAACATGCGCCGGGTGGACAGCGAGGCCGGACGCATGGAGCGGCTGGTGCGTCAAATGTTAGACGCCGCGGCCCTGGAAAACGGCAGCTTCAGCCTGAGCCGGTCCGCTGTGGATATGGCCGGGGTGCTGGGGAACGCCGCCGAGGTCCATTTCCCCGTGCTGGACGACGGCCGCAACACCCTGTCGTTTCAGGTACCAAAGCCGCTGCCGCCTGTGGACGGCGACCGGGAGCGGCTGCTGCAGGTGGTGCTGAACCTGCTCTCCAACGCGGCAAAGCACACCCAGGACGGGCAGATCACCCTGTCGGCCCGGGATATGGGCAATATGGTTGAGGTGGCTGTGGCCGATACCGGCGAGGGCATCGCGCCTGAGCGGCTGCCCGGGCTTTTCAGGCGCTACACGAGCGACAGCGCGCCGGACAGCCATGGCCTGGGCCTGTTCATCGCTGCCCAGATCGTAGAGGCCCACGGCGGCGGAATCAGCATTGAGAGCGCGCCGGGCAAGGGAACCACCGTGCGCTTTACCGTGCCGGTTATCAAAGAGGAGGGATAA
- the mgtA gene encoding magnesium-translocating P-type ATPase: MNRIQKNNGAVKKRIDSAARREQASAVIHFAAASKIPAVLKKFNTTLGGLTEKDVTASRSAYGNNKVTHEKKKTLPRRLAEAFINPFTAILFCLAFVSAITDIILPLIQNSPDDFSLKTVVIILTMVLISGTLRFFQESRSGSATEKLLGMITTTCTVDREGGATQEIPLDEAVVGDIIHLSAGDMIPADARIIHAKDLFVSQAALTGESEPTEKTPLACDGTAGTVTDYTNIVFMGSNVISGSATAVIISVGDDTLFGSMASSVAGEAVETSFTKGVNAISWVLIRFMFVMVPVVFVINGLTKGDWLEAFLFGISIAVGLTPEMLPMIVTTCLAKGAVSMSKKKTIVKNLNAIQNFGAMDILCTDKTGTLTQERVVLEYSLDVMGNKDNRVLRHAYLNSYFQTGYKNLMDHAIIRKTEEEEASDPRLTDLSETYTKVDEIPFDFARRRLSTVVSDKNGKTQMVTKGAVEEMLSICAFAEYKGRVEPLTDEIRENILKTVDAYNNDGMRVIAVAQKTNPSPVGTFGVKDECGMVLMGYLAFLDPPKESAFAAIKALREYGVTTKILTGDNEKVTQFICRQVGLKINNLLLGSDIDKMDDFTLAKMAERTDVFAKLSPDQKARIVTVLREKGHTVGFMGDGINDAAAMKSADVGISVDSAVDIAKESADIILLEKDLMILEQGIIEGRKTYANMNKYIKMTASSNFGNMFSVLAASALLPFLPMQSAQLIFLNLIYDLTCTAIPWDNVDEDFLKRPRNWDASSVGSFMLWLGPTSSIFDWTTYAVMYFVFCPMFISGGVLYNDLASHFSGAELAQMQISYTALFQAGWFVESMWSQTMVIHMIRTDKLPFIQSRASAGLTLLTFIGCGVVTALPFTAFGASLGFMPLPSLYFAYLAPCIILYMCLATSVKKAYVRHFGDLL, from the coding sequence ATGAACAGGATTCAAAAAAACAACGGAGCTGTAAAAAAGAGAATTGACAGCGCTGCCCGCAGAGAACAGGCCAGCGCAGTCATCCATTTTGCGGCTGCCAGCAAAATCCCTGCGGTTTTAAAAAAATTCAATACCACGCTGGGGGGCCTGACGGAAAAGGATGTGACCGCCAGCCGCAGCGCCTATGGTAACAACAAGGTCACCCATGAAAAGAAGAAAACACTGCCGAGAAGGCTGGCGGAAGCCTTCATTAATCCCTTTACTGCCATTTTATTCTGCCTTGCCTTTGTGTCTGCGATCACCGACATTATTCTGCCGCTTATTCAGAATTCACCGGATGACTTCAGCTTAAAGACTGTCGTCATTATTCTGACCATGGTTCTGATCTCAGGAACCCTGCGCTTTTTTCAGGAATCCCGCTCCGGCAGCGCGACCGAAAAGCTGCTGGGCATGATCACAACCACCTGCACCGTTGACCGCGAGGGCGGCGCCACCCAGGAGATCCCTCTGGACGAGGCCGTCGTCGGGGACATCATCCACCTTTCCGCCGGCGACATGATCCCCGCTGACGCGCGGATTATCCACGCCAAGGATCTGTTCGTCAGCCAGGCGGCCCTGACCGGCGAAAGCGAACCCACCGAAAAAACCCCACTTGCCTGCGACGGCACAGCCGGCACCGTCACCGACTATACGAACATTGTCTTTATGGGCAGCAATGTCATCAGCGGCAGCGCCACCGCAGTCATCATCTCTGTGGGTGACGACACGCTCTTTGGCTCCATGGCTTCCTCTGTAGCGGGGGAAGCTGTGGAAACAAGCTTTACCAAGGGCGTCAACGCCATCTCCTGGGTGCTTATCCGCTTTATGTTTGTCATGGTACCCGTGGTCTTTGTCATCAACGGGCTGACCAAGGGCGACTGGCTGGAGGCTTTCCTCTTCGGCATTTCCATCGCTGTCGGGCTGACCCCGGAAATGCTGCCCATGATCGTCACCACCTGCCTGGCCAAGGGCGCTGTGTCCATGTCCAAGAAAAAAACCATTGTCAAAAACCTGAACGCCATCCAGAACTTCGGGGCCATGGATATTCTCTGCACCGACAAGACCGGCACCCTGACCCAGGAACGCGTGGTGCTGGAGTATTCTCTGGACGTGATGGGCAATAAGGACAACCGGGTGCTCCGCCACGCCTACCTCAACAGCTATTTCCAGACAGGGTATAAAAACCTGATGGACCACGCCATTATCCGCAAGACCGAGGAGGAGGAAGCCTCTGACCCAAGGCTGACGGACCTGTCCGAAACCTACACCAAGGTGGATGAAATCCCTTTTGATTTCGCCCGCCGCCGCCTTTCCACTGTGGTCAGCGACAAAAACGGCAAGACCCAGATGGTCACCAAGGGGGCGGTGGAGGAAATGCTCTCGATCTGCGCCTTCGCGGAGTACAAGGGCAGGGTCGAGCCGCTGACCGACGAAATCCGGGAAAATATCCTGAAGACCGTCGACGCCTACAACAACGACGGCATGCGGGTCATCGCTGTTGCCCAGAAGACAAACCCGTCGCCGGTGGGCACCTTTGGCGTGAAGGACGAGTGCGGCATGGTGCTCATGGGCTACCTTGCCTTTCTGGACCCGCCGAAAGAATCTGCCTTCGCGGCCATTAAGGCGCTGCGGGAATACGGTGTGACCACCAAGATTCTGACCGGGGACAACGAAAAGGTCACTCAGTTTATCTGCCGCCAGGTGGGCCTTAAGATCAACAACCTGCTCCTGGGCTCCGACATTGACAAAATGGATGATTTCACTCTGGCAAAGATGGCGGAGCGCACCGATGTGTTCGCCAAGCTCTCACCCGACCAGAAGGCCCGCATTGTCACAGTGCTGCGCGAAAAGGGCCATACGGTCGGCTTTATGGGTGACGGCATCAACGACGCGGCGGCCATGAAATCAGCCGACGTCGGTATCTCTGTGGACAGCGCGGTAGACATTGCCAAGGAATCCGCGGACATTATCCTCCTTGAAAAGGACCTGATGATCCTGGAGCAGGGCATCATCGAGGGGCGCAAAACCTACGCCAACATGAACAAGTACATCAAGATGACGGCCTCCTCAAACTTTGGAAATATGTTCTCGGTGCTGGCCGCCTCTGCCCTGCTGCCCTTTTTACCCATGCAGAGCGCGCAGCTGATCTTTTTAAACCTGATCTATGACCTGACCTGCACCGCCATCCCCTGGGACAACGTGGACGAGGACTTTCTGAAGCGGCCCCGCAACTGGGACGCCTCATCGGTGGGCAGCTTTATGCTCTGGCTCGGGCCCACAAGCTCCATCTTCGACTGGACCACCTATGCCGTCATGTACTTTGTGTTCTGCCCCATGTTCATATCCGGCGGCGTCCTGTACAATGACCTGGCATCCCACTTCTCCGGCGCCGAGCTGGCCCAGATGCAGATAAGCTATACGGCGCTGTTCCAGGCCGGCTGGTTTGTGGAATCCATGTGGAGCCAGACCATGGTCATCCATATGATCCGCACCGACAAGCTGCCCTTTATCCAGAGCCGGGCCTCCGCGGGCCTTACTTTGCTCACCTTTATCGGATGCGGGGTGGTTACAGCCCTGCCCTTTACCGCTTTTGGCGCGAGCCTGGGCTTCATGCCGCTGCCGTCCCTCTATTTTGCCTACCTGGCCCCATGCATTATCCTGTACATGTGCCTTGCCACCAGTGTGAAAAAAGCCTATGTACGGCATTTCGGGGACCTTCTCTAA